One window of Pirellulales bacterium genomic DNA carries:
- a CDS encoding 3'-5' exonuclease: MDFRIADTFTDSLARLTGDEQKAGKTTAFDLQIDPANPGMQFHKLDKANDRNFWSVRVSGDLRLIVHRSTTSLLLCYVDHHDSAYRWAERRKLETHPKTGAAQLVELRETVRKIAVEKYVEAEGPAVPKRALFVNASDDELLGFGVPAEWLGLEFKAVAIMACDDEVIPLQARIDAVGDEADLEDVFDTERHLLYVGCTRARDHLLITSVDPSSEFLDDF; the protein is encoded by the coding sequence ATGGACTTCCGCATCGCCGACACCTTCACCGATAGCCTCGCCCGCCTGACCGGCGACGAGCAAAAAGCCGGCAAAACGACCGCCTTCGATCTGCAGATCGACCCGGCCAACCCGGGAATGCAGTTCCATAAGCTCGACAAGGCCAATGACCGCAACTTCTGGTCGGTACGCGTGAGCGGCGATCTTCGCTTGATCGTCCATCGCAGCACAACGAGCCTGCTTTTGTGCTACGTCGATCATCACGACTCCGCCTATCGCTGGGCCGAGCGCCGCAAGCTCGAAACGCATCCCAAGACCGGCGCGGCGCAACTCGTCGAGCTGCGCGAAACGGTCCGCAAGATCGCCGTCGAAAAATACGTCGAAGCCGAGGGCCCGGCCGTCCCGAAGCGGGCGCTGTTCGTCAATGCTTCCGACGACGAATTACTCGGCTTCGGCGTGCCAGCCGAATGGTTGGGTCTGGAGTTCAAGGCGGTGGCGATCATGGCCTGCGACGACGAAGTAATCCCGCTTCAGGCGCGTATCGACGCCGTCGGCGACGAGGCCGACCTGGAAGACGTTTTCGACACCGAGCGGCACCTGCTCTACGTCGGCTGCACCCGCGCCCGCGACCATCTCCTCATCACCAGCGTCGATCCGTCCTCCGAGTTCCTCGACGACTTTTGA
- a CDS encoding DUF6513 domain-containing protein, translating into MPRDDVTAEKIHFVTGRLAEHSLRNVLAELAPRAGFDYTIEVLGITVAALLTCPWVARRLHVPAGASRVVLPGYCSGDLAVVAQAAGVPVERGPKDLRELPQWFGRQPVADYGEYSIEILAEINHAPQLRREELLQQAAELAAAGADMIDVGCNPGTTWSGVGEAVKALRDAGHRVSIDSMNPDEIAAAVKAGAELVLSVNGTNREFARDWACEVVVVPDVPQTLAGLDETVELLAASGVPLRIDPVIEPIGFGFARSLGRYLAVRDRYPDAEMMMGVGNLTELTDADSAAVNVVLLGFCQEVGIRSVLTTQVINWARTSVRECDLARRLAHYAVTHRSLPKHVEPRLVMLRDPQLLPYGDGELERLGERIKDQNVRIFAEAGALHVLAAGLHLAGDDPFVLFDELRASGRGHLDLGHAFYLGYEMAKAVTARTLGKQYRQDEALAWGFLTQPEQSHRGRKRNP; encoded by the coding sequence ATGCCCCGCGATGACGTAACTGCCGAAAAAATTCATTTTGTCACCGGCCGGTTGGCCGAGCACTCGCTGCGCAACGTGCTGGCCGAGCTGGCGCCCAGGGCGGGCTTTGATTACACCATCGAGGTTCTGGGCATTACCGTCGCCGCCCTGCTGACCTGCCCGTGGGTCGCCCGACGGCTGCATGTGCCGGCAGGCGCGTCGCGGGTCGTCTTGCCCGGTTACTGTTCCGGCGATCTGGCGGTCGTCGCCCAAGCCGCCGGCGTGCCCGTCGAGCGTGGGCCGAAAGACCTCCGCGAACTGCCGCAATGGTTCGGCCGGCAGCCGGTCGCCGACTACGGCGAGTACAGTATCGAGATTTTGGCCGAGATCAATCACGCCCCGCAACTCAGGCGAGAAGAACTATTGCAGCAGGCCGCCGAGCTGGCCGCCGCGGGCGCCGACATGATCGATGTCGGCTGCAATCCGGGCACAACCTGGAGCGGCGTCGGCGAGGCCGTGAAAGCCCTGCGCGACGCGGGGCATCGCGTGAGCATCGATAGCATGAATCCCGACGAGATCGCGGCGGCCGTCAAAGCGGGTGCCGAGTTGGTGTTGTCGGTGAATGGCACCAACCGCGAGTTTGCACGCGATTGGGCTTGCGAAGTGGTGGTGGTGCCCGACGTACCGCAGACGCTGGCCGGGCTGGACGAGACGGTCGAACTGCTGGCGGCTTCCGGTGTGCCGTTGCGGATCGACCCGGTGATCGAGCCGATCGGCTTTGGATTTGCCCGCAGCCTGGGCCGGTATTTGGCGGTGCGAGACCGCTACCCGGACGCCGAGATGATGATGGGCGTCGGCAACCTGACGGAGCTGACCGACGCCGATTCGGCCGCCGTCAACGTGGTGCTGCTGGGCTTCTGCCAAGAGGTCGGGATCCGCAGCGTGCTCACCACGCAGGTGATCAACTGGGCGCGCACCTCCGTGCGGGAGTGCGACCTGGCCCGGCGGCTGGCGCATTATGCGGTGACGCACCGCTCGCTGCCGAAACATGTCGAGCCACGGTTGGTGATGCTTCGCGACCCCCAGTTGCTCCCGTATGGCGATGGCGAATTGGAGCGGCTCGGCGAGCGGATCAAGGACCAGAACGTTCGGATTTTCGCCGAAGCCGGCGCGTTGCACGTTTTGGCCGCCGGATTGCACCTGGCAGGCGACGACCCGTTCGTGCTGTTCGACGAGCTGCGAGCCAGCGGACGCGGCCATCTCGACCTGGGCCACGCCTTTTATCTCGGCTATGAGATGGCCAAAGCGGTCACCGCACGCACGCTCGGCAAGCAGTATCGCCAGGACGAGGCCTTGGCGTGGGGCTTTTTGACCCAGCCCGAACAGAGCCACCGTGGGAGAAAGAGAAACCCGTAG
- a CDS encoding anthranilate synthase component I family protein, producing MSPLPLIEELHPVPDAREVFHRLRGMPHCVWLDSARQHPTLGRYSFLSADPFDYFELPVEGHDALAVLGERLSPYSSPKLAGLPPFQGGAAGMISYDLGRQLERLPRPRTDEFQLPALAVGLYDVVLAWDHLESRAWIVSHGWPERQGDARRHRAQQRLDQFRTWLTAEPQPVGPRAGDRAVRSESLVPQYAVGAIPGLTSTFSRDAYLQAIRRAIDYIVAGDIFQVNLSQRLLFPAHDDAGDLYLRLRERNPATFAGYFDLGEFQIASASPERFLCVADGQAEARPIKGTRQRTSWPEADLFAGDELRASEKDRAENVMIVDLLRNDLSRVCRPESVQVSQLCELESYEFVQHLVSAVRGTLSEGCRPLDVLRAAFPGGSITGAPKVRAMQIIAELEPTARGAYCGSLAYLGFDGSLDASILIRTITAGRGWWQFPVGGGIVAQSLPAAEYDETWHKAEGLLRSLE from the coding sequence ATGTCCCCTCTGCCACTGATCGAAGAGCTCCACCCGGTGCCCGACGCGCGCGAGGTCTTTCATCGCCTGCGCGGCATGCCGCACTGTGTTTGGCTCGATAGTGCGAGGCAGCATCCGACTTTGGGACGCTATTCCTTCCTCTCCGCCGACCCCTTCGATTATTTCGAGCTGCCGGTCGAGGGCCACGACGCACTCGCTGTGCTCGGTGAGCGGTTATCGCCGTATTCGTCGCCCAAACTTGCCGGGCTGCCGCCCTTTCAAGGAGGCGCGGCGGGGATGATCAGTTACGACCTGGGACGCCAATTAGAACGGCTGCCGCGGCCGCGGACCGACGAATTCCAGCTTCCGGCTCTCGCCGTGGGGCTGTACGACGTCGTATTGGCCTGGGACCATCTCGAAAGCCGCGCGTGGATCGTTTCGCACGGCTGGCCTGAGCGCCAGGGCGACGCCCGACGCCACCGGGCGCAGCAGCGGCTCGACCAGTTCCGTACTTGGCTGACCGCGGAACCGCAGCCGGTCGGGCCTCGGGCCGGCGATCGCGCGGTTCGATCCGAGTCGCTCGTCCCGCAGTACGCGGTCGGCGCCATTCCTGGTTTGACCAGCACGTTTTCGCGCGACGCCTACTTGCAAGCCATTCGCCGGGCAATCGACTACATCGTCGCGGGCGACATTTTTCAGGTGAACCTTTCGCAGCGGCTGCTGTTTCCGGCCCACGACGACGCCGGCGATCTCTACCTGAGGTTGCGAGAACGGAATCCGGCCACCTTCGCAGGCTATTTCGACCTGGGCGAATTTCAGATCGCCAGCGCCTCGCCGGAGCGTTTTCTGTGCGTCGCCGACGGGCAGGCGGAGGCGCGGCCCATCAAGGGAACGCGTCAGCGGACGAGCTGGCCCGAAGCCGACCTGTTCGCGGGCGACGAGTTGCGGGCCAGCGAAAAAGACCGGGCCGAGAACGTGATGATCGTCGATTTGCTGCGCAACGACTTGTCGCGCGTCTGCCGGCCGGAAAGCGTGCAGGTGAGCCAGCTTTGCGAGTTGGAAAGTTATGAGTTTGTGCAACACCTGGTGTCGGCCGTGCGAGGCACGCTCAGCGAAGGCTGCCGGCCGCTCGACGTGTTGCGGGCGGCGTTTCCCGGCGGCTCGATCACCGGTGCGCCCAAAGTCCGGGCCATGCAGATCATCGCCGAGCTGGAGCCGACCGCCCGCGGCGCCTATTGCGGGTCGCTGGCGTATCTCGGTTTCGACGGCTCGCTGGACGCCAGCATTCTGATTCGCACCATCACCGCCGGCCGCGGCTGGTGGCAATTCCCCGTCGGCGGCGGCATCGTGGCCCAGTCGCTGCCGGCGGCGGAGTATGATGAAACGTGGCACAAGGCGGAAGGACTCCTTCGCTCGCTCGAATGA
- a CDS encoding aminodeoxychorismate/anthranilate synthase component II, which produces MILLIDNYDSFVYNLARYFERLGQATLVVRNDAIDVTGVRALRPDALVLSPGPCAPEHAGASLDLVRSLHADLPVLGVCLGHQTIAAALGGRVVRASQPVHGRASQVFHAGRGVFAGLPNPMWACRYHSLVVEEASLPGELEVTARTRDGVVMALAHRELPLVGVQFHPESILTEHGYELLAGFLRTAGLNVALTPTMADERPPMAQRTMPSMPVTF; this is translated from the coding sequence ATGATTTTGCTGATCGACAACTACGACAGCTTCGTCTACAACCTGGCGCGCTACTTCGAACGTCTCGGTCAGGCCACGCTGGTCGTGCGCAACGATGCCATCGACGTGACGGGCGTGCGCGCCCTGCGGCCCGATGCACTGGTCCTTTCGCCCGGGCCGTGCGCGCCGGAACACGCCGGCGCCTCGCTCGACCTGGTCCGTTCGCTGCACGCGGACTTGCCGGTGCTCGGCGTCTGCCTGGGGCATCAAACGATCGCCGCCGCCCTGGGCGGACGCGTGGTGCGGGCAAGCCAACCGGTCCACGGCCGCGCCTCGCAAGTGTTCCATGCTGGGCGGGGCGTTTTCGCGGGCTTGCCCAATCCGATGTGGGCCTGCCGCTATCATTCGCTGGTCGTCGAAGAAGCCAGTTTGCCTGGCGAGTTGGAAGTCACTGCCCGCACGCGCGATGGCGTGGTGATGGCGCTGGCACATCGCGAGTTGCCGCTGGTGGGAGTGCAGTTCCACCCGGAGTCGATTTTGACCGAGCACGGCTATGAGCTGTTGGCCGGCTTTTTGCGTACCGCGGGGCTGAATGTCGCCCTCACTCCCACGATGGCCGACGAACGTCCGCCGATGGCACAGCGCACGATGCCCAGCATGCCCGTGACGTTTTAG
- a CDS encoding endonuclease/exonuclease/phosphatase family protein produces MRLLSYNIHKGIGGRDRRYRLDRVIEVIELENPDLMCLQEVGQHARRSRSDDQAKLLIEYFHAVGFLYQRNFRRGFGGYGNLVLSRWPLAGHHQISLRWGERKPRGAQLVVIESPEGPLHVVNCHLGLAEAERHWQVGHLLAHPLFAASAHLPTLIAGDTNDWRNTLAHGPFAEHGFQTSTAPPSRFRTFPAWLALGALDKAFHRGGITVLHARVVSNSLARRASDHLPVVVDFHLRDASPAAF; encoded by the coding sequence ATGCGTTTGCTGAGCTACAACATCCACAAGGGCATCGGCGGCCGTGACCGGCGATACCGACTTGACCGGGTGATCGAGGTGATCGAACTGGAAAACCCCGACCTCATGTGCCTGCAGGAGGTGGGCCAGCACGCGCGCCGCTCGCGGTCCGACGATCAAGCCAAGCTGCTGATCGAATACTTTCACGCCGTCGGTTTTCTCTATCAGCGCAATTTTCGCCGCGGGTTCGGAGGTTACGGCAATCTCGTTCTCTCCCGCTGGCCACTCGCCGGGCACCATCAAATCTCGCTGCGCTGGGGAGAACGCAAGCCGCGCGGCGCGCAACTGGTGGTCATCGAGTCGCCCGAAGGTCCGCTGCACGTCGTCAATTGCCACTTGGGGCTGGCCGAAGCCGAACGCCATTGGCAAGTCGGCCACCTGCTCGCGCACCCGTTGTTTGCCGCATCAGCCCATCTGCCGACGCTGATCGCCGGCGACACCAACGACTGGCGCAACACCCTGGCGCACGGCCCTTTTGCCGAACACGGCTTTCAAACCAGCACGGCGCCGCCTTCGCGGTTCCGCACCTTTCCAGCCTGGCTGGCGCTGGGTGCGCTCGATAAGGCGTTCCACCGCGGCGGCATCACCGTGCTTCACGCCCGCGTCGTATCGAATTCGCTGGCTCGCAGGGCCAGCGATCATTTGCCGGTGGTTGTGGATTTTCATCTGAGGGATGCATCCCCAGCGGCTTTCTAA
- a CDS encoding sigma-54 dependent transcriptional regulator: MTKPIILVADDDATIRGNLALLLSTEGFQVREAENGRQVAEMLSHSGINLVLLDLKMPELDGLGVLRECQDDLEETPVIVITAFGGSREAIEAMKLGAFDYITKPFDLDEVLFTVRRALTQQALVAQVRSLEIERGESDVEIAEEELVGRTPAMLEVFKTIGRVTATHEAVLIVGESGTGKELVANAIHANSDRAANRFLKVNCAAISPTLLESELFGHERGAFTGAVVQRIGRFEQAHGGTLFLDEIGDMDVDLQAKLLRVVQTGRFERVGGNETVATDVRIISATNRDLPAMIAEGKFREDLWYRLNVVTIQLPPLRERRPDIPLIAQRVVARLAEKYHWPHLALSAEAMEFLRQQPWQGNVRELQNVLARAAALSRGRLILPDQLAPTARQPVASSGPPTERVRGLQLKEILADTERRVIAQALEQTNWNRTKAASQLGISRRQLFDKIRQYDLHAP, translated from the coding sequence TTGACTAAACCCATCATCCTAGTCGCCGACGACGACGCCACGATCCGGGGCAACCTCGCGCTGCTGTTGTCGACGGAAGGCTTTCAGGTCCGTGAAGCGGAGAACGGGCGGCAAGTCGCAGAGATGCTTTCGCACTCCGGCATCAACCTGGTGCTTCTCGACCTCAAAATGCCGGAACTCGACGGGCTGGGCGTGTTGCGCGAGTGCCAGGACGATCTGGAAGAAACGCCGGTGATTGTCATCACGGCCTTCGGCGGAAGCCGCGAGGCGATCGAGGCGATGAAATTGGGCGCCTTCGATTACATCACCAAGCCGTTCGATCTCGACGAGGTGCTGTTCACGGTGCGCCGGGCACTGACGCAACAGGCCCTCGTGGCCCAGGTCCGCAGCCTGGAGATCGAACGCGGCGAGAGCGACGTCGAGATCGCCGAGGAAGAGCTGGTCGGCCGCACGCCCGCCATGCTGGAGGTGTTCAAAACGATTGGCCGCGTGACCGCGACGCACGAGGCGGTGCTGATCGTCGGCGAAAGCGGCACGGGCAAAGAGCTGGTGGCCAACGCCATTCACGCCAACTCCGATCGTGCCGCCAACCGCTTCCTCAAGGTGAATTGCGCGGCGATCAGTCCGACGTTGCTGGAAAGCGAGTTGTTTGGCCATGAGCGAGGCGCGTTCACCGGGGCGGTGGTCCAGCGCATCGGGCGGTTCGAGCAGGCGCACGGCGGCACGCTGTTCTTGGACGAAATCGGCGACATGGACGTCGACCTGCAGGCCAAGCTGCTGCGGGTGGTGCAGACGGGGCGCTTCGAGCGTGTGGGTGGCAATGAAACGGTCGCCACGGACGTGCGGATCATCTCGGCCACGAACCGCGATCTGCCGGCGATGATCGCCGAGGGTAAGTTCCGCGAGGATCTGTGGTATCGGTTGAACGTGGTCACGATCCAACTGCCGCCGTTGCGCGAGCGGCGGCCAGACATTCCGCTGATCGCGCAGCGGGTCGTGGCGCGTTTGGCCGAGAAGTATCACTGGCCTCATTTGGCGCTGTCAGCGGAAGCGATGGAGTTTCTCAGGCAGCAGCCTTGGCAGGGCAACGTGCGCGAGTTGCAAAACGTGTTGGCCCGCGCCGCCGCACTGAGCCGCGGCCGGCTGATTTTGCCCGACCAGTTGGCACCCACCGCCCGGCAGCCGGTTGCGTCGAGTGGGCCTCCCACGGAGCGCGTGCGTGGCTTGCAGTTAAAAGAGATACTGGCCGACACCGAGCGGCGCGTCATCGCTCAGGCTCTGGAACAAACGAACTGGAATCGCACCAAGGCCGCCAGTCAACTCGGCATTAGCCGGCGGCAGCTCTTCGACAAAATCCGGCAGTATGATTTGCACGCACCGTAA
- a CDS encoding ATP-binding protein: MVPKLANLRLPVWLHAALVGLLFLASVFTLAYGAWTVRPTREIERSTQERLRQASSRMAAAATTLVDRSKPKKTKDLELQGRTLSEIAERVLRDFDGVEGGFYLNGKGDRFSGYAFPTGRPRPPRRQKRDEPPPLEEPYIRIQARQSLSLPAGEESISIHDIGPSRVMILTEPIGGRRPAPAATWLMYRLVDPRSLDRQVQRYRASSGLALGGLFLAMLLMAGLARNLKRQQREQARLRDELRRSERLASLGTLLAGVAHEVRNPLAAIRSTVQLWQRLPDRSRTPESLEAVIGAVDRLNDTVSQLLYFSRADGTQREPVDVNLLLRETLELFAAQANSQQVALKADLSDDVGTIPASPAALRQVFANLTRNALQAMPDGGQLQVSARRGETGACVAIDFADNGPGIPPEVRSHLFEPFFTTRPDGTGLGLALCREIIVQHEGTIEYIDSQAGARFRIELPR, encoded by the coding sequence ATGGTTCCAAAGCTCGCCAACTTGCGTCTCCCGGTGTGGTTGCACGCGGCCTTGGTTGGCTTGCTCTTTCTTGCCTCGGTCTTCACGTTGGCCTACGGCGCTTGGACGGTCCGGCCGACGCGCGAAATCGAACGTTCGACGCAAGAGCGTCTGCGACAGGCGAGCTCGCGCATGGCGGCAGCCGCTACGACGCTCGTCGACCGTTCCAAACCCAAAAAGACCAAGGATCTGGAGTTGCAGGGGCGAACGTTAAGCGAGATCGCCGAACGCGTCTTGAGAGATTTCGATGGAGTGGAAGGAGGCTTTTATCTGAATGGCAAGGGCGATCGCTTCAGCGGTTATGCCTTTCCCACCGGTCGTCCGCGACCGCCGCGGCGGCAGAAGCGAGATGAACCGCCGCCGCTGGAAGAGCCGTATATACGCATTCAGGCCCGCCAAAGCCTGTCGTTGCCTGCGGGAGAAGAATCGATCTCGATCCACGACATCGGTCCCAGCCGCGTGATGATTCTGACGGAGCCGATCGGCGGCCGGCGGCCGGCGCCGGCAGCCACCTGGCTCATGTACCGCCTGGTCGATCCCCGATCGCTCGATCGCCAGGTGCAACGGTATCGCGCATCGAGCGGCCTGGCACTTGGCGGACTTTTTCTCGCCATGCTGCTGATGGCGGGGCTGGCCAGAAACCTGAAACGGCAGCAGCGGGAGCAGGCCCGGCTGCGTGACGAATTGCGGCGCTCGGAACGGCTGGCGTCGCTGGGCACGCTGTTGGCCGGCGTGGCCCACGAAGTTCGCAACCCGTTGGCGGCCATTCGTTCGACGGTGCAACTTTGGCAGCGGTTGCCCGACCGGTCGCGCACGCCGGAATCGCTGGAAGCGGTGATTGGCGCCGTCGATCGCTTAAACGACACCGTGAGCCAGCTCCTTTATTTTTCGCGGGCCGATGGCACGCAACGGGAGCCGGTGGATGTAAACCTCTTGCTGCGCGAAACTTTGGAGTTGTTCGCGGCCCAAGCCAACTCGCAGCAGGTGGCGTTGAAGGCCGACCTGAGCGACGACGTTGGAACAATTCCGGCCTCGCCTGCGGCACTGCGGCAGGTGTTCGCAAACCTTACGAGGAACGCCTTGCAAGCGATGCCCGACGGCGGACAATTGCAAGTTTCTGCCCGGCGAGGTGAGACGGGAGCGTGCGTGGCGATCGACTTTGCCGATAATGGGCCGGGGATTCCGCCAGAAGTGCGGTCTCACTTGTTTGAGCCGTTTTTCACCACGAGACCCGACGGCACGGGGCTGGGCTTGGCTCTGTGCCGAGAGATTATTGTACAGCACGAGGGTACGATAGAGTACATCGACTCCCAAGCCGGCGCACGGTTTCGCATTGAGTTGCCACGTTGA
- a CDS encoding DUF6666 family protein — protein sequence MNATSRIQTIWAISGALAFLVLGTAGPAFGQKFARARAVVADDTDAGMQVPERVAPQSSIKSRAAGPRTNASPRPTTGFSYGYAPRAFPARSASRPVAPGWQTVHGRSPGARGRVIRHRPGEPIDPQEGDIIYEEPTFGPQFTATKVRSSLLKQGGRRVDVEAIGPGEPTLAPGSRTLVSPEGSEAPVADGEIIEDGTVIDDDGEIIYDGDGFAPDECGCGDCGDCNYRQWGPYYPDDGGPHHAVPCDGICIPRRFVDETAIFIGTQGFTGPLDLGTNGNFGYHEGVNFAGHFGRLLGLGSLGLGYQVGATFLQSDLNGNMVNGVQTKERDQQFLTAGLFRRAHDGYGLQGGAVYDYMHDNYYVKYSVGQIRAELSYLTLPGHEFGFWGAYSIHDGHAQLNGATIGYQTINMYNGFYRYTFRNGAQGRMWGGGTDSKQGILGADFRLPLSNRWDLWGWYNYLIPNSQGFVGATQQGWNLTLNLVWYPGRRACGIHNTPFRALFAPADNNWLITRPSAM from the coding sequence ATGAACGCCACTTCGCGAATCCAGACAATCTGGGCAATCAGCGGTGCGCTGGCTTTTTTGGTCCTGGGAACGGCCGGGCCCGCGTTCGGACAAAAGTTTGCCCGTGCTCGGGCGGTCGTCGCGGACGACACCGATGCGGGAATGCAGGTTCCGGAGCGCGTCGCACCGCAGTCCAGCATCAAGTCGCGAGCGGCTGGCCCGCGGACGAATGCCTCGCCCCGACCGACGACGGGATTCTCCTATGGCTATGCGCCGCGGGCGTTTCCGGCACGGTCGGCATCGCGGCCGGTGGCGCCGGGCTGGCAAACGGTACACGGCCGCAGCCCAGGTGCCCGCGGGCGAGTGATCCGCCACCGGCCGGGCGAGCCGATCGACCCGCAGGAAGGCGACATTATCTACGAAGAGCCGACGTTCGGCCCGCAGTTTACGGCCACCAAGGTCAGGTCGTCGCTGCTTAAGCAGGGCGGACGCCGCGTCGACGTCGAAGCGATCGGCCCTGGAGAGCCCACCCTCGCGCCCGGCTCGCGGACACTCGTCAGTCCCGAGGGCAGCGAGGCGCCCGTTGCCGACGGCGAAATCATTGAAGACGGCACCGTTATCGACGACGACGGCGAGATCATTTATGACGGCGATGGTTTCGCGCCGGATGAATGCGGCTGCGGCGATTGTGGGGACTGCAACTATCGCCAGTGGGGCCCTTACTATCCCGACGACGGCGGGCCGCATCATGCCGTTCCCTGCGACGGAATCTGCATTCCCCGGCGTTTCGTCGACGAGACGGCGATCTTCATTGGAACGCAGGGCTTTACCGGCCCGCTCGATTTGGGAACCAACGGCAACTTCGGCTATCACGAGGGCGTCAACTTCGCCGGGCATTTCGGCAGGCTGCTCGGCCTGGGATCGCTTGGTCTCGGCTACCAGGTCGGCGCCACCTTCTTGCAGAGCGACCTGAACGGCAACATGGTGAATGGGGTGCAGACGAAGGAGCGCGACCAGCAGTTCTTGACCGCGGGACTCTTCCGCCGCGCCCACGACGGTTATGGATTGCAGGGCGGCGCCGTCTACGACTACATGCACGACAACTACTACGTCAAATACAGCGTCGGCCAAATCCGCGCGGAGCTCAGCTACCTGACGCTGCCGGGCCACGAGTTTGGCTTCTGGGGGGCCTACAGCATTCACGACGGGCACGCTCAACTCAACGGCGCGACCATCGGCTACCAGACCATCAACATGTACAACGGCTTCTATCGCTACACCTTTCGCAACGGCGCCCAAGGCCGGATGTGGGGCGGCGGCACCGACAGCAAGCAAGGAATCCTGGGCGCCGATTTCCGGTTGCCGCTCTCGAACCGTTGGGACCTGTGGGGCTGGTACAACTATCTGATCCCCAACAGTCAGGGCTTTGTCGGCGCGACGCAGCAGGGCTGGAACCTGACGCTGAACCTCGTCTGGTATCCCGGCCGACGCGCTTGCGGCATTCACAACACGCCCTTCCGGGCACTCTTCGCGCCCGCCGACAACAACTGGCTGATCACGCGCCCCTCGGCGATGTAG